CCATAGTGCCCAGGATCCACAAACTTGAGTCCGGCGTCCAGTATTTTCTGGGCTGTATGGTACTTGATATCGCTGGTGACCAGGGTATCGGCTCCGCAAGACAAGGCTGCCTCCCAGAGCTCGGCGCCCGATCCGCCGCACACGGCCACCTTGCTGACGGTTTCCTCAAGGGATCCCCCAAAGCGCAGGGCAGCTAAACCCAGGACATCTTTCACCTTTTCGGCAAACCGTCCCAATGGCATCGGCTGGGGAAGCGCGCCAACCCTGCCTAGACCATAAGCCGCGCCGGGATTGTCCAGACGATAGAGATCGTAGGCGACCTCTTCGTATGGGTGGGCCTTGCTCATGGCCTGCAGGACCCCGTTTACCCGTTTGGCAGGAACTACGGTCTCCAGCCTTATTTCCTGCACCTGCTCTATTTCTCCGATACTGCCGATGAACGGATTGGCGCCTGCCAGCGGCTTGAAGGTACCAGTGCCAGGTACGGCAAACGTGCAGTGGCTGTAATTGCCGATCCAGCCGGCGCCGGCTTCAGCGATAGCGGACCTGACCTGGTCCAGGTGTCCCACCGGGACAAACACAGCCAGCTTAAAATATGCGTCACGGCCGGCCTCTTGCAATATCGAAAGGTCGTTAAGACCGAGCCTCCGGGCCAGGGCTGTATTCACCCCTCCCTCCGCCAGGTCAAGGTTGGTATGGGCCGCGTAAACGCAAATATTGTGGGAG
This region of Pelotomaculum schinkii genomic DNA includes:
- a CDS encoding Nif3-like dinuclear metal center hexameric protein — its product is MPVKVSEIIRLIEEAVPLYLAEKWDNSGFQLGDPEDKIARVLLALDVNPVVAAEAREKGAGLIVNHHPLFFKPVKAIRFDRAEGELIRYLISHNICVYAAHTNLDLAEGGVNTALARRLGLNDLSILQEAGRDAYFKLAVFVPVGHLDQVRSAIAEAGAGWIGNYSHCTFAVPGTGTFKPLAGANPFIGSIGEIEQVQEIRLETVVPAKRVNGVLQAMSKAHPYEEVAYDLYRLDNPGAAYGLGRVGALPQPMPLGRFAEKVKDVLGLAALRFGGSLEETVSKVAVCGGSGAELWEAALSCGADTLVTSDIKYHTAQKILDAGLKFVDPGHYGTEAVVLPALQNYLRSRCRELNMDIEVILSETKTDPFEYL